The Pecten maximus chromosome 6, xPecMax1.1, whole genome shotgun sequence DNA window TTCGGTAAGTATCGCggaaaatacacatttcttgATAATATTAGCACAaagtatatattcatataacaatatgtatttaattgTTCGATAAACTGTAATGCATTGTTGTATCTGAGCGATAGCTCACCTCATAACTAATGAAGTATAACATATTACTCAGAATAATGAATTCCTTGCGGTTTATAATTAAGGAGAGTGTAATTAATTTATTGTTCGAGCAGAGTAGCTTAACACTTTTTTACTGGATATAATGAAGTCTTCGAAAGttgaaaataagatatttcttgttctCGGTTTCTCTTTTCTATAGACATGTCCCTTCGATCGATATAAAGCACAGAGCATTAAAAGACGTTAGTTGTGTTTCAATGTCTGATGTTACTTTCGTACAAAACCGCTACATAAAACACAGAGAACTGCTACGTTTAAAACAGAACACCGCTACGTATAGCACAAATCACTGTTCAATACACGGAAATCCGTGACGTAAAACACAGGAAAATGCTTCGCAATAGAGTGTGAATGTAAATCAGTATGAAGTTTATGATTGAATGCCGTCACGTGAAAACGCTATATCATACGCAGGAAACTACGTAAAAACACAGTAAATGCTCAGTAATAACACAAAATACCACAACGTTTCAAAAAAAAGTAAAGAGTGTTGATGTGAATCATTGTGATTGTGAATCAGAGTGAATGTGAATCAGTGTGAATGTGAATCAGTGTGAATGTGAATCAGTGTGAATGTGAATCAGAGTGAATGTGAATCAGTGTGAATGTGAATCAGAGTGAATGTGAATCAGTGTGAATGTGAATCAGTGTGAATGTGCATCAGTGTGAATGTTTATGAGTGAATACAGTACattacagtggaacttcgttaactcgaactcggataactcgaataccccaCTTAACTCTAAGTACCTCGTCGGTCCaggccgaattctctctttatcttagtaaagaaaactcggaaaactcgaactcggaaaactcgaagaactcggataatacgaagtgaaaatttggtcccaacaataaaaatcctatttgaaatgatcgaataactcgaagtataattttcgtcgatcggtggtaaacgccgacattttttaagagctaaattccgtttgtaatactgaacatatcggcactactaacctacatgctattataagtgtttcataaattcataaaagaaattgtcggttgaatcttataacagcatgtcttggtgataaaaagtactgctttacttacatcaagtaatttcctaaggcggtcgccgatattagtacacacgatagtcaacaactcatctacccgctcgctcaagcggaactaatttctgacacaccggtagatctacccggctggtgtttttacaggtgaagaaatgaaacagtcaccggcgcctattaaatctttaaactgctgaaactaTAACGTAATTACTGCcaaggtgttcagagtacaactgtaacggtcagtgctgtctattaaatcggataaaacgccagctcagttacagtaacattttatacgcacatgcgcagcctaacttccggtgctaatacacatggaaatggcgtggttatcaataaaaagtaagtaggccgatcaaacagtattttatatgttcaataaaaggtaatggttctgttacattttgcatgcaatctgtgttaaactcaAACGGTTACCGggtatttgatttgacatgaataacttgttattttgtcgaattccgttttatcgtttaccttttgcaaacatgacttggaCATCAGATCGTtcttgaagtgactaagtgaaagaaactttattgTGACAGTATATCgacaaaactacaccaaattacaagtaacataacgaaacattacatatatatttacatgtattgaccagtcttcacactatactgatgagcgacagagcgaagttataatgatgatataatgttgacaaatattgaccaaacttttcaccaaaaatgataactcgcttaattcgaacactcggataactcgaagttttttcgtggtcccgtcgacttcgagttaacgaagttccactgtatgtatacattaatgAGAGAGGATGATGGTGTAAAAAGATACGTGTTAAGtatatttgcagataaatattaatttgataatttaaatctTCCATTAGATAATTGTGCTTATAACATAGAAAAGCATTCCGTAAATCGCATAAGGCCGAAAAACCTCTACGTAAAACACAGAAAACTGTAACATGATAAAACCCCCAACCTTATATCAATTCCAGGTCACAACCGCTATAACACCCGTGCCGGTATCACCGTTCCAGTGTCAAAGTAACAGTGACTGCAATGCTGATCAGTGTTGCTCGAAGATTCCCAAGATCATGGCCGTCAGCAGACGACAGATTGCTCCACTTCCAGAACTCCAACTAATCGTTAGCTGTATGTGTTAGCATGCTGTTAAAAGTGCATATTTATGATTGAATACAAATGAAGTAGAATTTGCCGAAACTCTCAAACGCACTTTACTTTCTAAatcattttcacaattttataaaaaaaataaaaaaataaaaataataaaatgaaataaaatgaaatgaataaataaataaaattaaaaaaaataggtaCTTTATAACATGTCATAGATTAGTTATAGCTCATCTATCCGTTCACTTTTCTTTTTCAGCTTCTTGTAAACCTTACATACCAACGAACGGATCCTGTGTCAATGTGATTTCGGTTAATGGCGACTGCGGCTGCGCACCAGACCATACGTGCAAACACTTTCCTGAACTAGATCAACCATTTCTTTTTTCGagaaagcgtgattttttccTAGGGAATCCGTTAGCATATAGATGTGTTCCAAAGACCGTTTAAAATAACCAATACATTTTACAAAGATAAAATATGCTTTATTCTTACACAGAAACCAaactgtttctttttttttcaatttaaattatatatcagGTCTCTCAAAGTACTGCATTTCTATGAACTTCGTTAAACATAGATCTGACGGAGCATTGTTTAACTATGTGTTCCGATGATTCAAACTCATCTCACTAGCATCACTGAAGAGCTCTGACAGCTGTATGAcacatatttacattgtattatgttttatttcggCGTGATATAATATCTTTTAATACGTGCGGATCACTGGtgtttatttacaacaattgcgaggTAAGTTTTACTAACTTATATTAaacacgcttgttggcccggaaATAACTGACCTGGTGGCCGAATATGTATGATGACAGGTGTGAAATAATAATCACTTCAAAACTGATTCATCAATaaattatctgtattatatgATAAGCTATTTAAGCAACCTATGGTTTGAATTCATATAGCCTTTGCCTGTTATCCGATCAACTTTAGCAAATGTGGCCCAGTAAcatgataaaaaaatgataaagaacTGCTGTCCGACATCGAGTAAAAGAATAATACATGCTAGTCCCGAATCATATAAGTGTGTGCCAAAACTACATTAAAAGGTTCATTTgtaaatttgatattattttttatttattatgatattgttCATACCTTAAAGATATACACTTAGTGAGAGTTTCTAATGCACTATAATTACATTACTttacctatatctatatattgtacatcgTTAACAATTTATCTTCGTGTATACATCTTATAATAGAGTTGATTACACGTAACCTGGGGTCATTGTTCCTCAAATCGTCGtccattttcttttcttcctaGCTTCCTCACGTTGTAATTTCCTTTTAACTTTATTGCTAAGATCCTATTTAAAATGGTAGAATATGGCTTCTTTTCGTCAGAATAAGACAGACTAGTCCTTATCATTTTCCGGTTTACAAGATTGAAAGATAAGGATTGGTTAGTCCGTTTGCAGCATATAACATAATGATATCGTCCCTTCTTATGACCTTGTTTGTTGTGAAAAAAACCAGCTTTAAAACATCAGAATCAGGAGTTGTTATCAAATAGAATATGTCACACTTACGTTCAAATCATCTATATATTTCCCCGATATTGAACCTGCTGTATCTTTTTATTCTtgtagaactcgtcagtgatgcaagGATAAAAAGTTGAAGAAGTCGCATCgatgttttgataaaaactctcaaatattcatttacataattatttgcTTATTATACGACTCGTGCATTTTTCGATTGTGTTAGTGGACCCATAATTATTGATTCGTAACTTTTTATTTcctaattttaacaaaattttattgacattttacaAGTCAAATGCATTGACCATTAGACTTAGcccatgtacatacatgtactttcagATCCGGTTCTTACCATGCGTGTTGGGTTCATATGCTAACCTGGAAATCTGTTTCGAACTGCCGGTGTATTGAGTTCAAAGCAACTTAATCATATTTGTGAGGGTGCCGGGATTTTTGTTGCCATTTCCTCACTTGGTGATGAGACAATGCCTGAATATAACCTCTATCTAGAAGGCGGATGTAGTCAAGTGGAAGATCCAATCCCTTTCCGTCTTGAACATCTGGTCTTTTTCATACATATAGTTTTGCTCAAACTTTACACTCTTTATATTGGAGCTATAATTACGATTTAATTTACACAACGTAAGAAAGACAGCTATCTAATAACTCAAAACGTGTGCCTTTAAAAAACGATCAAAAACCAAAATTAAACGTTTTTATTTATCAGATAGAAGACACTCTGAACAAAGAACAAAGATAACAATCTCTTTACTACATACGTCTTTTAATTGTTCCTAAACTTACAAGTAAATGGCGAATGATGGCCAAAAACTTCAACCACGTGACAGCTAAAGAGTTGGAGGAAAACAGGGAACAGATATTCCTCCAGACTCAAAAGCTCATACTATAATGTGATGCAAAATGATATAGACTTTCCAAAAAAGCAGAGCAATCTGTTGTCTACCAGAAAAATACCGCCAGCACCTCTGCATGTCGTAGTCGAAGTCTTGACGAATTGGAGAACGTGcctgaaaaataaaacagaatagCCCAAAGCAGAAAAGGTGTGAAAATGGGGAGGGAGGGTGGGGATTTGCCTTTCTCAGTAGCTTTTCCAAATATGCCCACCGGATATACTGtgcaaagggggataactcgAAGGTGATGGGAGGTAACTTGGTACACTGCACAAAGCAATGAAGAGAAATATACTGCATGTAGTCGTATAATTCATGTGCATACTAGAAAAGGGAATTTTATAAATGCATATCAAATTAGCCATACAATTAATAAGGCGgtcttcatatgataaattaaattatattttagaaataatttttattatcaGATAGAAGACACTATGAACAAAGAACAAAGATAACAATCTCTTTACTATATATGTCTTTGAATTGTTCCTAAACTTACAAGTAAATGGCGAATGATGGCCAAAAACTTCAACCACGTGACAGCTAAAGAGTTGGAGGAAAACTGGGAACAGATATTCCTCCAGACTCAAAAGCTCATACTATAATGTGATGCAAAATGATATAGACTTTCCAAAAAAGCAGAGCAATCTGTTGTCTACCAGAAAAATACCGCCAAATGGCAACACTGCACAAACAAAGAGTTGCCACCGCCACAACAGAATGCGAGAAGAATGTCCGGTCAATACTAACAGCATACAAAAATACCCCTCGCCCGGGGGAAAATTATGCCACAGTAAAGGTAGCTGGACCACAAATTTTACCCGGCTACAAACAAAATGCAAGATTTCAAAGCAAAATGCATATGGTGGGGGGCTTCAAAGACCCGGCTGAAAAATGTAGGCCAAATCCTTCATAAAATCTACAAATTGTAGCAAAAAATAGGGAGCCGACCCAGACAAACATATGGGCGATTTGGCGTCCCTCAAAGTTCAGCAAATACACCACACCATATTCAAAAAGCATACTAAGCACGGAAGCAAATGTTTAGAAAACCAATCCACATGGCCATAAATCAAAATTCAAGGT harbors:
- the LOC117330231 gene encoding uncharacterized protein LOC117330231, which produces MALNVALVGVCMAFISVTTAITPVPVSPFQCQSNSDCNADQCCSKIPKIMAVSRRQIAPLPELQLIVSSSCKPYIPTNGSCVNVISVNGDCGCAPDHTCKHFPELDQPFLFSRKRDFFLGNPLAYRCVPKTV